From a single Calothrix sp. NIES-2098 genomic region:
- a CDS encoding serine/threonine protein kinase: MSYCLNPRCPRPENSDDIKFCLTCGAKLLLKERYRAIQPIGQGGFGRTFLAVDEDKPSKPRCVIKQFYPQAQGTNTVQKAVELFNQEAVQLDELGKHPQIPELLAYFTQEDRQYLVQEFIDGKNLAQELVEQGAFSEIQIKQLLNDLLPVLQFCHARQVIHRDIKPENIILRIKDNKLVLVDFGASKSATSTALNRTGTSIGSPEYVAPEQIRGRAIFASDIYSLGVTCIRLLTERSPFDSYDINNDTWVWQQYLTTPVSNELSRILNKMVESIPVRRYQTADEVLNDLHKLSPATPAKPITISPSPPQPIGNSKSHSQIDLELEEMKTQFLGGGKAKKHQVNPPNPTSQSTSKSIIDDELEELRAKYLGQNNTPNQ; the protein is encoded by the coding sequence ATGAGCTACTGCCTTAATCCCCGTTGCCCAAGACCAGAAAATTCTGATGATATCAAGTTTTGTCTAACTTGTGGAGCTAAGTTACTCCTCAAAGAACGTTACCGCGCTATTCAACCCATAGGGCAAGGTGGTTTTGGTAGAACTTTCTTGGCAGTAGATGAAGATAAACCCTCCAAACCGCGCTGTGTAATTAAGCAATTTTACCCCCAAGCCCAAGGCACTAATACTGTGCAAAAAGCTGTGGAGTTATTTAACCAAGAAGCCGTACAGTTGGATGAGTTAGGCAAACATCCCCAAATTCCTGAACTGCTAGCGTATTTTACTCAAGAAGACAGACAGTATCTAGTACAAGAATTTATTGATGGCAAAAATTTAGCGCAGGAATTGGTTGAGCAAGGCGCTTTTAGTGAAATACAGATAAAGCAGTTACTAAATGATTTATTGCCAGTGCTGCAATTTTGTCATGCTAGACAAGTAATTCACCGCGATATTAAACCCGAAAATATAATTTTACGCATTAAGGATAACAAATTAGTTCTAGTAGATTTTGGTGCTTCTAAATCTGCCACCAGTACTGCCCTCAACAGAACTGGTACAAGTATTGGTAGCCCCGAATATGTTGCCCCCGAACAAATTAGAGGACGGGCGATTTTTGCCAGCGATATCTATAGTTTGGGTGTTACTTGTATTCGGTTATTAACTGAGCGATCGCCTTTTGATTCTTACGATATTAATAATGATACTTGGGTTTGGCAGCAATACTTGACAACGCCAGTGAGTAATGAGTTGAGTCGCATTCTCAACAAGATGGTAGAAAGTATTCCTGTCCGTCGCTATCAAACAGCAGATGAAGTTCTCAATGACTTACACAAGTTATCACCAGCCACACCAGCAAAGCCTATAACTATCTCGCCATCTCCACCTCAACCTATTGGTAACAGCAAATCTCACAGTCAAATCGATCTAGAGTTAGAGGAGATGAAAACTCAATTTCTAGGTGGTGGTAAGGCTAAAAAACATCAAGTCAACCCACCAAATCCAACCTCACAATCTACTAGTAAAAGCATCATCGATGATGAGTTAGAAGAATTAAGAGCTAAATATCTTGGTCAGAATAATACGCCAAATCAATGA
- a CDS encoding transketolase domain-containing protein, translating to MTIAKTQFPIDLGNYKYLALNPANPTLTAEQRDILKANIQLCRDTIVFFTATGAARGVGGHTGGPYDTVPEVMILDAFFRGASEQFVPIFFDEAGHRVATQYLMATLHGHLPAEQLLRYREAHSHLPGHPELGLTPGVKFSSGRLGHVWPYVNGVAIANPGKVVFCLGSDGSQQEGNDAEAARLAIAQHLNVKLIIDDNDVTIAGHPSKYLPGFTVAKTLEGHGLKVLQGDGEDLDDLYSRLCQAVNTPGAIAVINKRPMCPGIEGLEGSTHGHDVISVDLAIKYLESRGHTAAVEYLKNIQKPEQTYTFIGSSDKWGANRNVFGEAVVKVLSRMSETERKEKVLVIDSDLEGSCGLKKIHDTYPEIFIPSGIMERGNFSAAAGFGMVKGKQAIFATFSAFLEMCISEITMARLNKSNVLCHFSHAGIDDMADNTCHFGLNNMFADNGLDDGYDTKLYFPADINQMTACVEAVFSEPGLRFIFSTRSKVPNILDTNGNEFFGSGYKFVPGKDEVIREGTQGYIVSFGDALYRSLDAVERLKQEGLDVGLINKPTLNVVDEDAIAKIGKAPFVLVVEAFNRKTGLGSRFGSWLLERGLTPKYAHLGTHKEGCGGLWEQYPYQGIDPVGIINKVKELIA from the coding sequence ATGACTATTGCTAAAACCCAATTTCCTATCGATCTCGGTAATTACAAATATTTGGCACTCAATCCCGCGAATCCTACCCTGACGGCGGAACAACGAGACATCTTAAAAGCAAATATTCAACTTTGCCGAGATACGATCGTCTTTTTTACAGCCACAGGCGCAGCTAGAGGAGTAGGCGGCCACACTGGCGGGCCTTACGATACAGTCCCAGAGGTAATGATTTTGGATGCCTTTTTCCGAGGCGCATCCGAGCAATTTGTCCCAATTTTCTTTGATGAAGCGGGACATCGCGTTGCCACCCAGTATCTCATGGCAACGCTGCACGGTCACTTACCAGCCGAGCAACTGCTACGCTATCGCGAGGCACATTCTCATTTACCAGGACACCCAGAATTAGGACTAACTCCTGGGGTAAAATTTAGTTCTGGAAGACTGGGACACGTTTGGCCTTACGTCAATGGTGTGGCAATAGCGAATCCGGGGAAGGTGGTATTCTGCCTCGGTTCTGATGGTTCTCAGCAGGAAGGGAACGATGCGGAAGCGGCGCGTTTAGCTATTGCCCAGCATCTCAACGTCAAGCTCATCATTGACGATAATGATGTGACGATCGCCGGACATCCTTCTAAATATTTACCAGGTTTCACCGTCGCCAAAACCTTAGAAGGTCACGGATTAAAGGTACTTCAGGGAGATGGAGAAGACTTAGACGACTTATACAGCCGCCTTTGCCAAGCTGTGAATACACCAGGCGCGATCGCAGTTATCAACAAACGCCCCATGTGCCCCGGTATTGAAGGGTTAGAAGGTTCCACCCACGGTCATGATGTAATTTCCGTAGATTTGGCGATTAAATATCTCGAATCTCGCGGACATACTGCGGCTGTGGAATACCTCAAAAATATCCAAAAACCCGAGCAAACCTATACATTTATCGGTTCCAGTGACAAATGGGGCGCTAATCGCAACGTTTTTGGGGAAGCTGTAGTAAAAGTCCTCAGCCGGATGAGCGAAACCGAACGCAAAGAAAAAGTCTTAGTCATTGATAGCGACTTAGAAGGCTCCTGCGGACTGAAGAAAATCCACGATACCTACCCAGAGATTTTTATTCCCTCTGGCATCATGGAAAGAGGTAACTTCTCGGCTGCGGCTGGATTTGGCATGGTCAAAGGCAAGCAAGCCATTTTCGCCACCTTCAGCGCCTTTTTGGAAATGTGCATTTCCGAAATCACAATGGCGCGGCTGAACAAATCCAACGTTCTGTGTCACTTTTCCCATGCTGGTATCGATGACATGGCGGATAATACCTGTCACTTCGGTTTAAACAATATGTTTGCCGATAATGGCTTGGATGACGGCTATGACACAAAGCTGTACTTCCCCGCAGATATCAATCAAATGACTGCCTGTGTAGAAGCTGTGTTCTCTGAACCCGGACTGCGGTTTATCTTCTCCACCCGTTCCAAAGTACCCAATATTCTCGATACTAACGGTAATGAATTCTTTGGCAGTGGTTACAAATTCGTCCCTGGTAAAGATGAAGTTATCCGCGAAGGCACCCAAGGCTACATTGTTAGTTTTGGCGATGCTTTATACCGTTCTTTGGATGCTGTAGAGCGTTTAAAGCAGGAAGGGTTAGATGTGGGTTTGATTAACAAGCCGACTTTAAATGTTGTTGATGAAGATGCGATCGCTAAAATTGGCAAAGCACCCTTTGTCTTAGTAGTGGAAGCCTTCAACCGTAAGACTGGCTTAGGTAGCCGTTTCGGTTCCTGGCTGTTAGAACGCGGCTTGACGCCTAAATACGCTCACCTGGGCACTCATAAAGAAGGTTGCGGTGGCTTGTGGGAACAATACCCGTATCAGGGTATCGACCCCGTAGGCATTATCAACAAGGTGAAGGAATTAATCGCTTAG
- a CDS encoding dihydroorotase produces MTTELLQQVRVIDPVSGTDQLADVLIADGDIQAIAAHISNISSETQIRDCRGLVLGPGLVDLYSHSGEPGFEERETLSSLLQAAAAGGFTRVSILPSTSPAIDNPALVAQLQKMREGQGGQGRQGGQGGISSLSFPLPHLQIWGAITLALAGKQLTELADLAAAGVVGFTDGQPRENLGLVRRVLEYLLPLKKPVAFWPCDQQLAANGVMREGSDALRLGLPPIPESAETAAIASLLELVSATGNSHVHIMRVSTARSVELIASAKAAGLPITASTTWMHLLLDTKAIKSYNTSLHLDPPLGNPSDMAALRQGVRTGIIDAIAIDHAPYTYEEKVQAFAEAPPGAIGLELALPLLWQHLVETGEFTALELWQALSSRPADCLRDKINAIAPNQKAELTLFDPQQNWKVESKNLHTLSSNTPWLGQQLQGRVVQIWA; encoded by the coding sequence ATGACAACTGAATTGCTACAACAAGTACGGGTAATTGATCCGGTTTCTGGAACCGACCAACTAGCGGATGTGCTAATTGCTGATGGTGATATTCAAGCAATTGCCGCGCACATTAGCAATATTAGCTCTGAAACTCAAATCAGAGATTGTCGGGGGTTAGTTCTCGGGCCGGGGTTAGTGGATTTGTACAGCCACTCTGGCGAACCAGGGTTTGAAGAGAGGGAAACTCTCTCTTCTCTGTTACAAGCGGCGGCGGCTGGCGGCTTTACCAGAGTGAGCATTTTGCCAAGTACATCTCCCGCGATTGATAACCCGGCGCTTGTGGCACAGTTGCAGAAGATGAGAGAGGGACAGGGGGGACAAGGGAGACAGGGAGGACAAGGGGGAATTTCTTCCTTATCTTTCCCTCTTCCCCATCTGCAAATCTGGGGTGCGATTACCTTGGCTCTGGCGGGAAAGCAGTTAACAGAATTAGCAGATTTAGCTGCGGCGGGAGTTGTGGGATTTACCGATGGCCAGCCGAGAGAAAATTTGGGGCTGGTGAGGCGGGTATTAGAATATCTGCTACCTTTGAAAAAACCAGTGGCTTTTTGGCCTTGTGACCAGCAATTAGCGGCAAATGGGGTGATGCGAGAAGGGTCAGATGCCTTACGTTTGGGATTACCGCCAATACCGGAGAGTGCAGAAACAGCTGCGATCGCATCTCTGTTAGAATTGGTATCTGCCACAGGTAATTCCCACGTGCATATTATGCGGGTTTCTACGGCGCGCAGTGTAGAATTAATTGCATCGGCAAAAGCGGCGGGTTTGCCAATCACCGCCAGTACAACCTGGATGCATCTATTATTAGATACTAAAGCGATTAAAAGCTATAATACTAGCTTGCATTTAGATCCACCCTTAGGCAATCCCAGCGATATGGCGGCGTTACGGCAGGGGGTAAGGACAGGAATCATTGATGCGATCGCCATTGACCATGCACCCTACACCTACGAAGAAAAAGTCCAAGCCTTTGCCGAAGCACCACCGGGAGCCATTGGTTTAGAGTTGGCGTTACCTTTGTTATGGCAACATCTGGTAGAAACTGGGGAATTTACAGCTTTAGAATTATGGCAAGCTTTAAGTAGCCGTCCAGCAGATTGTTTGAGAGATAAAATAAATGCGATCGCACCCAATCAAAAAGCTGAATTAACGTTATTTGACCCGCAGCAAAATTGGAAAGTCGAGAGTAAAAATCTGCATACCCTTTCGAGTAATACACCTTGGTTAGGACAACAATTGCAAGGTCGCGTTGTCCAGATTTGGGCTTAA
- a CDS encoding catalase-peroxidase: MSSESGCPFTGGGQKPQARHVPSNREWWPNYLNLSILHQHSPQANPMGEEFNYAEEFKSLDLAAVRADIYELMTTSQDWWPADYGHYGPLFIRMAWHSAGTYRIGDGRGGAGSGSQRFEPLNSWPDNANLDKARMLLWPIKQKYGKKISWADLMVFAGNCALESMGFKTIGFAGGRVDVWQPEEDIYWGSEKTWLGNERYEGDRVLLNPLAAVQMGLIYVNPEGPDGEPDPVGSGRDIRETFGRMAMNDAETVALVAGGHTFGKCHGAGEATHVGHEPGGASIVEQGLGWKSNFNTGVGVDAITSGIEGAWTPTPTQWDNSYLETLFKYDWEVVKSPAGAHQWAPKNGAGADTVPDAHDPSKRHAPMMTTADMAMKLDPIYEPIARHYYQHPDEFADAFAKAWFKLTHRDMGPRSRYLGPEVPSEEFLWQDPIPAVDHELIDEQDIAALKAKILASGLSVSQLISTAWASASTFRCSDMRGGANGARIRLAPQKDWEVNQPTQLATVLQTLEAIQQEFNSSQSGGKRVSLADLIVLGGCAGIEQAAKNVGHDVTVPFKPGRTDALQEKTDVESFAVLEPTADGFRNYTSGKHSESPEELLVDRAQLLSLSAPQMTVLLGGLRVLGANYGASKHGVFTHRPETLTNDFFVNLLDLGTKWKATSEDEYEFQGSDRKTGEHKWTATRVDLIFGSNSQLRALAEVYGAEDSQPKFVQDFVAAWDKVMNLDRYDLRAVQAKSAARGF; encoded by the coding sequence ATGAGCAGCGAAAGCGGATGCCCATTTACGGGCGGAGGCCAGAAACCTCAGGCTCGTCATGTGCCGTCGAACCGAGAATGGTGGCCAAATTATTTGAATCTGAGCATCCTCCACCAGCACTCACCCCAGGCCAATCCTATGGGTGAGGAATTCAACTACGCTGAGGAGTTCAAGAGTCTTGACTTAGCTGCCGTGAGGGCAGATATCTACGAGCTGATGACCACCTCTCAAGACTGGTGGCCAGCCGACTACGGTCATTACGGGCCGCTCTTCATCCGCATGGCTTGGCACAGCGCAGGCACGTATCGGATTGGCGACGGTCGCGGTGGCGCAGGTTCGGGTAGCCAGCGGTTTGAGCCGCTTAACAGTTGGCCAGACAATGCCAACCTCGACAAGGCGCGGATGTTGCTTTGGCCAATCAAGCAGAAATACGGCAAGAAAATCTCCTGGGCTGACCTCATGGTCTTCGCAGGCAACTGTGCGCTTGAGTCAATGGGCTTCAAGACGATCGGCTTTGCTGGCGGGCGCGTGGACGTCTGGCAGCCAGAAGAAGACATCTACTGGGGTTCTGAGAAAACCTGGCTTGGCAATGAGCGTTACGAAGGCGATCGCGTGCTTTTGAATCCTCTCGCTGCCGTTCAGATGGGTCTGATCTACGTGAACCCAGAAGGGCCAGACGGCGAACCAGATCCGGTTGGCTCAGGGCGCGATATTCGCGAGACCTTTGGGCGGATGGCGATGAACGATGCAGAAACGGTTGCGCTAGTTGCCGGCGGACATACCTTTGGCAAATGTCACGGTGCGGGCGAGGCGACGCACGTAGGTCATGAGCCTGGGGGAGCCAGCATTGTGGAGCAGGGTCTCGGCTGGAAGAGCAACTTCAACACGGGTGTTGGCGTCGATGCGATCACCAGCGGTATCGAAGGCGCATGGACTCCCACGCCGACGCAGTGGGACAACAGCTATCTCGAAACTTTGTTTAAATATGACTGGGAGGTGGTGAAGAGTCCTGCGGGTGCGCATCAATGGGCACCGAAAAATGGCGCAGGTGCGGATACGGTGCCCGACGCCCACGATCCATCGAAACGGCACGCTCCCATGATGACCACGGCGGATATGGCGATGAAGCTAGACCCCATCTACGAGCCGATTGCGCGGCATTATTACCAGCACCCGGATGAATTTGCCGATGCGTTTGCCAAGGCGTGGTTCAAGCTGACGCACCGCGACATGGGGCCGCGATCGCGCTATCTCGGCCCGGAGGTTCCATCTGAAGAGTTTTTGTGGCAAGATCCCATCCCCGCCGTTGACCATGAATTGATTGATGAGCAGGACATCGCTGCCCTCAAGGCGAAGATTCTGGCTTCGGGGCTATCTGTTTCCCAACTGATTTCGACTGCTTGGGCGTCGGCGTCAACGTTCCGCTGCTCCGATATGCGTGGTGGAGCAAACGGAGCGCGCATTCGTCTCGCGCCGCAGAAGGATTGGGAAGTCAACCAGCCGACTCAACTGGCAACGGTGCTGCAAACCCTAGAGGCAATCCAACAGGAGTTTAACAGTTCGCAATCTGGCGGAAAGCGAGTTTCCCTCGCTGATTTAATTGTTCTGGGTGGATGTGCGGGTATCGAGCAGGCGGCGAAAAATGTTGGTCACGACGTGACGGTTCCCTTCAAGCCGGGACGCACGGATGCGTTGCAAGAGAAAACTGATGTCGAGTCCTTTGCCGTGCTTGAGCCAACCGCGGACGGGTTCCGCAACTACACTAGCGGCAAACACAGCGAATCGCCTGAAGAGTTGCTGGTCGATCGGGCGCAGTTGCTATCTCTGTCAGCTCCGCAGATGACGGTTCTCTTGGGCGGCTTGCGCGTTCTGGGTGCGAACTATGGAGCGTCTAAACACGGTGTCTTCACCCATCGGCCAGAGACTTTGACCAATGACTTCTTTGTGAACCTGCTCGACCTGGGCACGAAGTGGAAGGCGACCTCTGAAGATGAATATGAGTTCCAGGGAAGCGATCGCAAAACCGGCGAACATAAGTGGACTGCTACCCGTGTCGATCTCATCTTCGGCTCAAACTCTCAGCTACGCGCTCTCGCGGAAGTCTACGGAGCTGAGGACTCGCAGCCGAAATTTGTGCAGGACTTTGTGGCGGCGTGGGACAAGGTGATGAACCTCGATCGCTATGACCTTCGCGCAGTCCAAGCGAAAAGCGCTGCGAGAGGTTTCTAA
- a CDS encoding DeoR family transcriptional regulator: MLTAERRQFILEILRRDKKVLSTELSAVLKVSEDTIRRDLRELAEAGLLQRVHGGALLSSPATASYADRQKQAPKEKEAIARAAAKLVSPGQVVILDGGTTTLQVTRHLPQDLQATVVTNSPPIAIALAEHPKIEVVMLGGKLYNKALVNVGTVTIESLRMIRADLCMLGVCSLHPEVGISVPNLDEAHVKRAMIAGSAEVVGLVTAAKLDTAAPYIVESIHALTYLVTAPTVSNQMLAAYKALDLTIIREEYE, encoded by the coding sequence ATGCTGACTGCTGAACGCCGACAATTCATCTTGGAAATTCTGCGTCGTGATAAAAAGGTGCTGTCAACAGAACTGAGTGCTGTGCTTAAGGTTTCTGAGGATACGATTCGTCGGGATTTACGAGAATTAGCAGAAGCTGGACTATTGCAGCGAGTGCATGGTGGCGCACTGCTGAGTTCCCCGGCGACAGCGAGTTACGCAGATCGGCAAAAGCAAGCGCCGAAAGAAAAGGAAGCGATCGCACGCGCCGCAGCTAAATTAGTAAGTCCTGGGCAGGTGGTAATCTTAGATGGGGGAACAACAACGCTGCAAGTTACCCGCCATTTACCTCAAGATTTGCAAGCCACAGTTGTCACGAATAGTCCGCCAATTGCGATCGCATTAGCCGAACACCCAAAGATAGAAGTGGTGATGTTGGGTGGAAAACTCTACAACAAAGCTTTAGTGAACGTTGGTACTGTCACCATTGAGTCATTACGGATGATTCGTGCAGATTTGTGTATGTTAGGGGTGTGCAGTTTGCATCCAGAGGTGGGGATTAGCGTCCCAAACTTAGACGAAGCCCACGTAAAACGCGCAATGATTGCTGGTTCGGCTGAGGTAGTAGGATTAGTAACAGCAGCAAAATTAGATACAGCAGCTCCTTATATCGTGGAGTCAATTCATGCACTCACTTACCTGGTAACTGCGCCAACAGTATCTAATCAAATGCTGGCTGCTTATAAGGCTTTAGATTTGACAATTATTCGTGAAGAGTACGAATAA
- a CDS encoding HEAT repeat-containing PBS lyase: protein MPKHLHQIKKRSPFFLFPFTLLLTLLLCLPWVSAKEQPKPKPEAWQINGIVAALDDGHNGVKKLAFYTFNEYDLKNLQLVVQKPEDIALKAAKILKDKSVESDVRASAASALGNLGEVAKPHIKDILDILKDETVDSNVRYDVASALENLGEVAKPHIKDILDILKDKTVDSNVRYGVAVALGNLGEVAKPYIKDIVDILKDKTVDSNVRYGVAVALENLGEVAKPYIKDIVDILKDKTVDSNVRSSAAEALGNMGEAAKPYVKDILDFLKDKTVDPYVRYSAAEALGNLGETAKPYIKDIVDILKDKTIDSNVRSGAAQGLGNLGDVAKPYIKDIADILKDKTVDSNVRSGAAQGLGNLGETAKPYVKDIADILKDKTIDKEVRRGAALALVNLGETAKPYVKDILNFLKDKTVDLSVSYSAAEALGNLGELAKPYVKDILDILKDKTVDNNVRRVATVALVNLGETAKPYVKDILDFLKDKTVDNNVRRGAAEALGRIEQLNLDSIVVILDSIYYAGQSEFEQWRFLTYFLGGGTDEVKTLLAWLGFPNTKTIPAKLTHAQADKTLKIFAQVWEPSQNFPRLREDLAKQIAVVARKVTWQPQDIVILEIHYNNLKKAGYNEADSLQSVIVNLKGWQWFFNARTTILIHAAFWLALIFAYPKFPQVQAIFFWNPWVRRILGVGYVGFLLTWFPPFRRKLFEPFQPSLLADAGLDNFNPQAYFPESKVKLPNIEEPVAITQVLPNINGQIVLEGDSGLGKSMFLRHLVKTSPRLVVYLPARKCDKGVIEAIQAKLHGQAQDADFLKNLIYSGALDICIDGLNEVTADTRAKITQFVESYFRGNIIMTTQPLEWTPPSTAKIYKLQPLEQSQIQQFLISRQPRLPKEAKIQGKDYEQACADYLTQTLNNQPSAEELAAVNRILSNPMDLTVVALMLSQGEYPDLFHLQQQQYNLMASEYRQEWKQEFPLKKFSQAVYDMRLNDEQALPGDEFYQVLQSLEDEKYKMVVSRQWQNEEGAAKKEWYFRHDKIMEFFLAQNFLGENEEAEKRLIDRMGDPRFRGVYFLLATLLPLDAAKELREKIIQYAADTKDHTVSDTFVQLLRPRSQGN, encoded by the coding sequence ATGCCTAAGCACCTACACCAGATTAAAAAGCGATCGCCCTTCTTTCTCTTCCCCTTTACCCTGCTGTTGACACTCCTGCTGTGTTTACCTTGGGTGAGTGCGAAAGAACAACCCAAGCCTAAGCCAGAAGCATGGCAAATTAACGGCATAGTCGCCGCCCTTGATGATGGACATAACGGAGTAAAGAAACTCGCTTTTTATACATTCAATGAATACGATCTAAAAAATTTGCAATTGGTGGTTCAGAAACCAGAGGATATTGCTCTGAAAGCTGCCAAAATCCTCAAGGATAAATCCGTTGAATCTGATGTTCGTGCCAGTGCAGCATCGGCATTGGGAAATCTGGGGGAGGTAGCCAAACCCCACATCAAAGATATCCTTGACATCCTCAAGGATGAAACCGTTGACTCAAATGTTCGTTACGATGTGGCATCGGCATTGGAAAATCTGGGGGAGGTAGCCAAACCCCACATCAAAGATATCCTTGACATCCTCAAGGATAAAACCGTTGACTCAAATGTTCGTTACGGTGTAGCAGTGGCATTGGGAAATCTGGGAGAGGTAGCCAAACCCTACATCAAAGACATCGTTGACATCCTCAAGGATAAAACCGTTGACTCAAATGTTCGTTACGGTGTGGCAGTGGCATTGGAAAATCTGGGGGAGGTAGCCAAACCCTACATCAAAGACATCGTTGACATCCTCAAGGATAAAACCGTTGACTCAAATGTTCGTTCCAGTGCAGCAGAGGCATTGGGAAATATGGGAGAGGCGGCCAAACCCTACGTCAAAGACATCCTCGACTTCCTCAAGGATAAAACCGTTGACCCATATGTTCGTTACAGTGCAGCAGAGGCATTAGGAAATCTGGGGGAGACTGCCAAACCCTACATCAAAGACATCGTTGACATCCTCAAGGATAAAACCATTGACTCAAATGTTCGTTCCGGTGCAGCACAGGGATTGGGAAATCTAGGGGATGTAGCCAAACCCTACATCAAAGACATCGCTGACATCCTCAAGGATAAAACCGTTGACTCAAATGTTCGTTCCGGTGCAGCACAGGGATTGGGAAATCTGGGGGAGACTGCCAAACCCTACGTCAAAGATATCGCTGACATCCTCAAGGATAAAACCATTGACAAAGAAGTTCGTAGAGGTGCAGCATTGGCATTGGTAAATCTGGGGGAGACTGCCAAACCCTACGTCAAAGATATCCTCAACTTTCTCAAGGATAAAACCGTTGATTTAAGTGTTAGTTACAGTGCAGCAGAGGCATTGGGCAATCTGGGAGAGCTTGCCAAACCCTACGTCAAAGATATCCTCGACATCCTCAAGGATAAAACCGTTGACAATAATGTTCGTAGAGTTGCAACAGTGGCATTGGTAAATCTGGGGGAGACTGCCAAACCCTACGTCAAAGACATCCTCGACTTCCTCAAGGATAAAACCGTTGACAATAATGTTCGTAGAGGTGCAGCAGAGGCATTGGGAAGAATAGAACAACTCAACCTGGATAGTATTGTTGTAATTCTGGATAGCATCTATTACGCAGGTCAATCAGAATTTGAGCAGTGGCGATTTTTAACATATTTCCTGGGGGGCGGCACTGATGAAGTCAAAACCCTGCTCGCATGGTTGGGTTTTCCTAACACTAAAACGATTCCTGCTAAATTAACCCACGCCCAAGCCGATAAAACTCTCAAAATCTTTGCCCAAGTCTGGGAACCTAGCCAAAATTTTCCACGATTACGGGAAGACTTAGCGAAGCAAATTGCGGTAGTCGCCAGAAAAGTAACTTGGCAACCCCAAGATATTGTAATTTTAGAAATTCACTATAACAACCTGAAAAAAGCTGGATACAACGAAGCTGATTCCCTACAATCTGTAATAGTTAATCTCAAAGGTTGGCAGTGGTTTTTCAACGCCAGAACTACTATATTAATTCACGCTGCCTTTTGGCTTGCCCTCATCTTCGCTTATCCCAAATTTCCTCAAGTCCAAGCCATCTTCTTCTGGAACCCTTGGGTAAGGCGCATTCTCGGTGTTGGCTATGTCGGTTTTCTCCTCACCTGGTTTCCTCCCTTCCGCCGCAAGTTATTTGAACCGTTCCAGCCTTCCCTACTCGCCGATGCTGGGTTAGATAATTTTAACCCCCAAGCTTACTTCCCAGAATCGAAAGTCAAACTTCCCAATATCGAGGAACCCGTAGCCATTACCCAGGTACTACCCAATATCAACGGGCAAATTGTCCTCGAAGGCGATTCCGGCTTGGGTAAATCGATGTTTCTCCGCCATTTGGTGAAAACCTCTCCGCGCCTTGTGGTTTATCTCCCCGCACGCAAGTGTGACAAGGGGGTAATTGAAGCGATTCAAGCCAAGCTGCACGGACAAGCACAAGATGCTGATTTTCTCAAGAACTTGATTTACAGTGGTGCTTTAGATATCTGCATTGACGGACTCAACGAAGTTACCGCCGACACCAGGGCAAAAATCACCCAATTTGTCGAAAGCTACTTCCGGGGTAATATCATCATGACTACCCAGCCGCTTGAGTGGACACCACCCTCAACAGCGAAGATATATAAATTACAACCCCTTGAGCAATCCCAAATTCAGCAATTCTTGATTTCCCGTCAGCCACGCCTGCCCAAAGAGGCCAAAATTCAAGGTAAGGATTACGAGCAAGCCTGCGCTGATTATTTAACTCAAACTCTCAACAACCAGCCATCAGCAGAAGAGTTAGCCGCAGTTAACAGAATTCTCTCTAACCCAATGGATTTAACTGTTGTAGCGTTGATGCTATCCCAAGGCGAGTACCCCGATTTATTCCACCTGCAACAACAGCAATATAATTTGATGGCTAGCGAATATCGGCAAGAGTGGAAACAGGAATTCCCCCTCAAGAAATTCTCACAAGCTGTATATGATATGCGGCTAAATGATGAACAAGCGCTACCGGGAGATGAATTTTACCAAGTCTTACAGTCTTTAGAAGACGAGAAATATAAAATGGTCGTCAGCCGTCAATGGCAAAACGAAGAAGGCGCAGCTAAGAAAGAATGGTATTTCCGCCACGACAAAATTATGGAATTCTTTTTAGCGCAGAACTTTCTCGGTGAGAATGAAGAAGCAGAAAAACGTCTCATCGATCGCATGGGCGACCCGCGCTTTCGCGGTGTATACTTTTTGCTAGCAACGCTACTGCCCTTAGATGCTGCTAAAGAATTACGGGAGAAAATCATTCAATACGCCGCCGATACCAAAGACCATACCGTGAGTGATACCTTCGTGCAATTATTACGCCCAAGATCGCAGGGGAATTGA